Proteins co-encoded in one Bradyrhizobium sp. 170 genomic window:
- a CDS encoding cupin domain-containing protein yields MPKKAADIIARLELKPHPEGGHYRETFRDISVDADGRSRSTAIYFLLARGEHSHWHRIDAVETWHYYAGSALTLRIADENGERSIKLGTNLTAGETPQAVVPAHAWQAAESTGDWTLVGCTVAPGFEFAKFELAPKDWTPPR; encoded by the coding sequence CTGCCGAAGAAAGCCGCCGACATCATCGCGCGGCTCGAGCTGAAGCCGCATCCGGAAGGCGGCCATTATCGCGAGACGTTTCGCGATATCAGCGTGGACGCCGATGGACGCTCGCGATCGACCGCGATCTATTTCCTGCTGGCGCGTGGCGAACACTCGCACTGGCATCGCATCGACGCCGTGGAGACCTGGCACTACTATGCGGGCAGCGCCCTGACGCTGCGAATCGCGGACGAGAACGGCGAACGCAGCATCAAACTCGGCACCAATCTCACGGCCGGCGAAACCCCGCAGGCGGTCGTGCCCGCGCATGCGTGGCAGGCAGCCGAAAGCACCGGCGACTGGACGTTAGTCGGCTGCACTGTTGCACCCGGATTCGAATTTGCGAAATTCGAACTCGCGCCAAAGGATTGGACTCCTCCGCGCTGA
- a CDS encoding flavin reductase family protein has product MHGTFSVSNQIEPAILYFGTPVVLIGSTNEDSSFNLAPMSSAWWVGWRCMLGLATNSKTTENMIRSGECVLNLPSAALVGAVDRLARTTGSDPVPPGKIMRGYRHTRDKFGLCGLTAMPGETVAAPRALECPVQIEAKVAQVHKMAQEDSVWRGNITAIEVRITRVHAHPGIMMEGQPNRVDPDKWRPLIMSFQQFYGLTPEKLQRSELGQIPEAMYKPPGWKPAV; this is encoded by the coding sequence GTGCACGGGACATTCAGCGTTTCAAATCAGATCGAGCCGGCGATTCTCTATTTCGGCACGCCGGTGGTTCTGATCGGATCAACCAACGAAGACAGTTCGTTCAACCTCGCGCCGATGTCGTCGGCATGGTGGGTCGGGTGGCGCTGCATGCTGGGGTTGGCAACCAACTCAAAGACCACCGAGAACATGATCAGGTCGGGCGAATGCGTGCTCAACCTGCCGTCGGCTGCGCTCGTCGGCGCTGTCGATCGACTGGCGCGCACCACTGGTTCGGACCCGGTGCCGCCGGGCAAGATCATGCGCGGCTATCGACACACGCGCGACAAGTTCGGCCTGTGCGGCCTGACGGCGATGCCAGGCGAAACCGTCGCGGCACCGCGCGCGCTGGAATGTCCGGTGCAGATCGAAGCCAAGGTCGCGCAGGTCCATAAAATGGCGCAGGAGGATAGTGTCTGGCGCGGCAACATCACGGCGATCGAGGTGCGGATCACGCGCGTCCATGCACATCCGGGAATCATGATGGAAGGACAGCCCAACCGCGTCGATCCCGACAAATGGCGGCCGCTGATCATGAGCTTCCAGCAATTTTACGGCCTGACGCCGGAGAAACTGCAGCGCTCCGAACTCGGGCAGATTCCGGAAGCCATGTACAAGCCGCCCGGCTGGAAGCCGGCAGTTTAA
- a CDS encoding EamA family transporter — translation MTPRAATLIGLTAILMWSLLSVLTVATGKIPAFQLAAMTFAIGAAVAFVSFLFRPSAFNALKQPPVAWVVGVGGLFGYHALYFLALRFAPPAEAGLLNYLWPLLIVLFSSLLPGERLAPHHIVGAVVGLAGTVLLFAGNTGGFTPGQIPGLAAAFVAAFVWAAYSVMSRKLKAVPTDAVAGFCLVTALLATLVHGMVETTVWPETIGQWLAIIALGIGPVGAAFFVWDIGMKRGDIRVLGAASYATPLLSTLFLILAGFAQPTATIAFAAILIAGGGLIAAKDMVWRKY, via the coding sequence ATGACTCCCCGTGCCGCCACACTGATCGGACTGACTGCGATCCTGATGTGGTCGCTGCTGTCGGTGTTGACGGTTGCGACCGGAAAGATCCCCGCGTTCCAGCTCGCCGCGATGACATTTGCGATCGGCGCGGCAGTGGCGTTCGTGAGCTTCCTGTTCCGGCCGTCCGCCTTCAACGCGCTGAAGCAGCCGCCGGTCGCCTGGGTCGTCGGCGTCGGCGGCCTGTTCGGCTACCACGCGCTCTATTTCCTCGCGCTGCGTTTCGCACCGCCGGCGGAAGCCGGCCTGTTGAACTATCTCTGGCCCCTCCTGATCGTGCTGTTCTCCTCGCTGCTGCCGGGCGAGCGGCTGGCGCCGCATCACATCGTCGGCGCCGTGGTGGGATTGGCCGGAACGGTGCTGCTGTTCGCCGGCAACACTGGCGGCTTTACGCCGGGTCAGATACCGGGCCTGGCCGCAGCCTTCGTCGCCGCCTTTGTGTGGGCGGCCTATTCGGTGATGTCGCGCAAGCTGAAAGCCGTGCCAACCGATGCGGTCGCAGGCTTTTGTCTCGTTACCGCGCTGCTTGCTACCCTCGTCCACGGCATGGTTGAGACCACGGTGTGGCCGGAAACAATCGGGCAGTGGCTGGCGATCATTGCGCTCGGCATTGGCCCCGTGGGGGCCGCGTTCTTTGTCTGGGACATCGGCATGAAACGCGGCGATATCCGCGTGCTCGGTGCCGCCTCTTACGCGACGCCATTGCTGTCGACATTGTTCCTGATACTGGCCGGCTTTGCGCAGCCGACCGCCACGATCGCCTTCGCCGCGATCCTGATCGCCGGCGGCGGCCTGATTGCAGCGAAAGATATGGTGTGGAGGAAGTATTAA